From the Maioricimonas rarisocia genome, one window contains:
- a CDS encoding Hcp family type VI secretion system effector: MAGFIWFKDSPIVGEATQGSMKDGPEYYHGWIELNSVSETVTRAIETGRSGTARARAGTVLEEIEIEKEMDRTTVPLIQACSGGTAFPEVWIHLVTSIAEEVGAGEALHPYLEVRMFAVKVTSYSMNGSGLDDGSIPTETISLNFDKIVWKYWPIGPVPEDLGVPANKVWPAVEAGWDILRQAPFAG, encoded by the coding sequence ATGGCAGGCTTTATCTGGTTCAAGGACTCACCGATCGTCGGTGAAGCGACTCAGGGGTCGATGAAAGACGGTCCGGAGTACTACCACGGCTGGATCGAACTGAACTCCGTGTCCGAAACCGTCACCCGCGCGATCGAGACCGGCCGCTCCGGTACCGCCCGTGCCCGTGCCGGCACCGTCCTCGAAGAAATCGAAATCGAGAAGGAGATGGACCGGACCACTGTGCCGCTGATCCAGGCCTGCTCGGGGGGTACCGCCTTCCCGGAAGTCTGGATCCACCTGGTTACCTCCATCGCCGAAGAGGTCGGCGCCGGAGAAGCTCTCCATCCCTACCTCGAAGTGCGGATGTTCGCCGTCAAGGTCACCAGCTACTCCATGAACGGAAGTGGTCTGGACGACGGCAGCATCCCGACCGAGACGATCAGCCTCAACTTCGACAAGATCGTCTGGAAGTACTGGCCCATCGGCCCGGTTCCCGAAGACCTCGGCGTTCCCGCCAACAAGGTCTGGCCGGCCGTCGAAGCGGGGTGGGACATCCTCCGTCAGGCGCCGTTCGCCGGCTGA
- the tssH gene encoding type VI secretion system ATPase TssH translates to MPPLNLKSLIDKLNDTCRATLEAAAGRCMSRTNYNVEVEHWLSCLLDEANCDVSLILRHYGLDGSRVTQGLMKSLDGLKTGNARPPALSPDVVQLVREAWLLASVEFGDSEVRSAYLLAAMLGDETLARQLTGISREFEELTLPTLTADLPKILANSSETTAAPAGGDAGGGPAPAGPRKTQALDQFTVDLTEIARSGKMDPVLGRDAEIRQLVDILTRRRQNNPILTGEAGVGKTAVVEGFAQRIAAGDVPPLLENVAVRTLDMALLQAGAGMKGEFENRLKSVIQEVKSSPQPIILFIDEAHSLIGAGGQAGQGDAANLLKPALARGELRTIAATTWAEYKKYFERDAALARRFQVVKVEEPEEKSAIEMMRGIVSTLEAHHNVRILDEAVVESVRLSRRYISGRQLPDKSVSVLDTACARVAIGQNATPPAVEDARRRIEQLDVAIRILEREVAGGADHGGEIDKLREERETVTSDLEATEQRWQQELELVRSINELRSEIEAEHAAAKEGDAESSEQREKLASLYSQLEELQQDEPLVHVCVDAGAVAAIVGAWTGIPIGRMVSDEVTAVLNLKDRLEESVVGQSHALDAIAQSIQVSRANLTDPTRPIGVFLLAGTSGVGKTETAMTLANLLYGGSQNMTTINMSEFKEEHKVSLLMGSPPGYVGYGEGGVLTEAVRRKPYSVVLLDEMEKAHPGVQDVFYQVFDKGSMKDGEGRDIDFRNTLILMTTNAGTDLIKSLCIDPETRPDAEGLAEVLHEELLKTFKPAFLGRLAVIPYFPLTEDVLERIVRLKLQKITRRVAENYNATLQIDDDVVEYFVNRCNAVDTGARMIDHLLTRTVLPEMSREFLARMARQEPIQEVTVSVEDQHQLTYRFA, encoded by the coding sequence ATGCCGCCATTGAACCTGAAGTCCCTGATCGACAAGCTCAATGACACCTGCCGTGCCACCCTCGAAGCGGCGGCCGGCCGGTGCATGTCCCGCACCAACTACAACGTCGAAGTCGAGCACTGGCTCTCCTGCCTGCTTGATGAGGCCAACTGCGACGTGTCGCTGATTCTGCGGCACTATGGGCTTGACGGCTCGCGCGTGACCCAGGGGCTGATGAAGTCGCTGGACGGACTGAAGACCGGCAACGCCCGCCCGCCGGCCCTCTCTCCCGATGTTGTTCAGCTGGTCCGCGAAGCGTGGCTGCTCGCTTCGGTCGAGTTCGGCGACTCCGAAGTCCGCTCCGCCTATCTGCTCGCCGCGATGCTGGGCGACGAGACACTGGCACGTCAGCTCACCGGCATCTCCCGCGAGTTCGAAGAGCTCACGCTGCCGACACTGACGGCCGACCTGCCGAAGATCCTTGCGAACTCCTCCGAAACGACCGCCGCTCCGGCTGGAGGCGACGCGGGGGGAGGACCGGCACCGGCCGGACCGCGCAAGACTCAGGCACTCGACCAGTTCACTGTCGACCTCACCGAGATTGCCCGCTCGGGCAAGATGGACCCGGTTCTCGGGCGCGATGCGGAGATCCGGCAGCTCGTCGACATCCTCACCCGCCGGCGTCAGAACAACCCGATCCTCACCGGAGAAGCCGGGGTCGGCAAAACGGCCGTCGTCGAAGGGTTCGCCCAGCGGATCGCAGCTGGCGATGTCCCTCCCCTGCTCGAGAATGTGGCCGTCCGCACGCTCGATATGGCGCTGCTGCAGGCCGGGGCCGGGATGAAGGGTGAGTTCGAAAACCGCCTGAAGTCGGTGATTCAGGAGGTCAAGTCGTCACCACAACCGATCATTCTCTTCATCGATGAAGCCCACTCGCTCATCGGTGCCGGCGGACAGGCCGGTCAGGGAGATGCTGCGAACCTGCTCAAGCCGGCACTGGCGCGAGGCGAACTGCGGACAATCGCGGCGACGACCTGGGCGGAATACAAGAAGTACTTCGAACGGGACGCCGCGCTGGCCCGCCGCTTCCAGGTGGTCAAGGTGGAGGAGCCGGAAGAGAAGTCGGCGATCGAGATGATGCGGGGGATTGTCTCCACCCTCGAAGCTCACCACAACGTCCGCATTCTCGATGAAGCGGTCGTCGAATCAGTCCGGCTCTCGCGTCGGTACATCTCGGGGCGGCAGCTGCCGGACAAATCGGTCAGTGTTCTCGATACGGCCTGTGCCCGGGTCGCCATCGGACAGAACGCGACGCCGCCCGCTGTCGAAGACGCGCGCCGCCGCATCGAACAGCTCGACGTCGCAATCCGGATTCTCGAACGCGAAGTAGCCGGCGGTGCCGACCATGGCGGTGAAATCGACAAACTTCGCGAGGAACGGGAAACGGTCACTTCCGATCTGGAAGCGACCGAGCAGCGCTGGCAACAGGAGCTTGAACTGGTCCGTTCGATCAACGAGCTCCGGAGCGAGATCGAGGCCGAGCACGCTGCTGCGAAAGAGGGCGATGCAGAATCGAGCGAACAGCGAGAGAAACTCGCCTCGCTGTATTCGCAGCTCGAGGAACTGCAGCAGGATGAACCATTGGTGCATGTCTGCGTCGACGCGGGAGCCGTTGCCGCCATCGTCGGCGCGTGGACCGGGATTCCGATCGGCCGGATGGTCTCGGACGAAGTGACCGCGGTTCTGAATCTGAAGGACCGTCTGGAAGAGTCGGTTGTGGGCCAGTCGCACGCTCTGGACGCCATTGCTCAGAGTATTCAGGTCTCCCGGGCGAATTTGACTGATCCGACGCGGCCGATTGGCGTTTTCCTCCTCGCGGGGACCAGCGGCGTCGGAAAGACCGAGACGGCCATGACGCTGGCGAATCTGTTGTACGGCGGAAGCCAGAACATGACGACCATCAACATGTCCGAGTTCAAGGAGGAACACAAGGTCTCGCTGCTTATGGGCTCCCCCCCCGGTTATGTGGGCTATGGTGAAGGAGGGGTGCTCACCGAGGCCGTCCGGCGCAAGCCGTACAGTGTCGTCCTGCTGGATGAAATGGAAAAGGCTCATCCCGGCGTTCAGGACGTCTTTTATCAGGTGTTCGACAAGGGCTCGATGAAAGACGGCGAAGGTCGCGATATCGACTTCCGGAATACCTTGATCCTGATGACGACGAATGCCGGGACCGATCTCATCAAGAGTCTGTGCATCGATCCCGAAACACGACCGGATGCCGAAGGACTCGCCGAGGTCCTGCACGAAGAGCTGCTCAAGACATTCAAGCCGGCGTTCCTTGGCCGGCTCGCCGTCATTCCGTACTTCCCGCTCACCGAAGATGTGCTCGAGCGGATCGTCCGCTTGAAACTGCAGAAAATCACCCGCCGTGTCGCCGAGAACTACAACGCAACGCTGCAGATCGATGACGACGTGGTCGAGTACTTCGTCAATCGCTGCAACGCCGTGGATACCGGAGCACGCATGATCGATCACCTCCTGACGCGAACCGTGCTCCCGGAGATGTCGCGTGAGTTCCTGGCCCGGATGGCCCGGCAGGAACCGATTCAGGAGGTGACGGTCTCCGTCGAAGACCAACACCAGTTGACGTACCGTTTCGCTTGA
- the tssF gene encoding type VI secretion system baseplate subunit TssF: protein MNEQLLEYFDEELDFLFREGPEFARHHPTVGGELGQSDDVRSDPHVEQFVQGVALLNARIRMQLDHDLAALTDAFYSTVFPAFRRPVPSCTIVQLAPLMPASLPAGGVTISRGTTLDSDRLHGLTCHFKTCSDVELRPIAMTSATLRPLRTGAAPEACPTARAVLRIRLQTTAGDQPLTAASLENLTLFLQGQRQTTFPLYELLVRDALAIHVQGDRGTSQWLFDAPLVAAGGFGVDETLFDWSARTLPGMRHAFEFFAFPEKFLFVKLVSPDCLEAEEFGPSVELSVYLKRSSRPLEDHCSARTLQLHCTPAVNLFHKRTEPVSVTHSAAEYRVVPDVQTADHIEVYSVDRVTAVADDRELPVREMYEPAQFAPGHSIGPVWTASRHRREDSQETEVRLSLADPECRLTEPDAWTLDIESTCLNGNLPAQLPFHGKGPRFRVTDLDTVSIECVVPPTPRRDPPVLEAPRRKLVRLLAMQYLPLFGHDNDASQLGELLRLHDAVGSPQNSALIDAVRVTGGRPVLEELRDGRLQTFCRGIEVVVELDESRFPGGSAFLFASVLESCLAMSSSINSFSRLVARSAETRKLIHRWPARTASQILSPVT, encoded by the coding sequence GTGAACGAGCAACTGCTCGAGTACTTCGACGAAGAACTGGACTTCCTGTTCCGGGAAGGCCCTGAGTTCGCGCGCCATCATCCCACGGTCGGGGGAGAGCTGGGGCAGTCCGACGACGTCCGGTCCGACCCGCATGTCGAGCAGTTCGTCCAGGGCGTGGCACTGCTGAATGCCCGCATTCGGATGCAGCTGGACCATGATCTCGCTGCTCTGACCGACGCCTTCTACTCGACCGTGTTTCCCGCTTTTCGGCGGCCGGTCCCCTCCTGCACGATCGTGCAGCTCGCCCCTCTGATGCCTGCGAGCCTGCCTGCGGGCGGCGTGACGATTTCCCGCGGCACGACGCTCGATTCCGACCGGCTGCATGGGCTGACCTGTCACTTCAAGACCTGCTCGGATGTCGAACTGCGGCCGATTGCCATGACGTCGGCGACGCTCAGGCCGCTCAGGACCGGGGCCGCGCCTGAGGCCTGCCCGACCGCACGCGCCGTCCTCCGCATCCGTCTGCAGACGACCGCCGGAGATCAGCCGTTGACGGCGGCGTCTCTCGAGAACCTGACACTGTTTCTGCAGGGGCAGCGGCAGACGACGTTTCCACTTTACGAGCTGCTCGTTCGCGACGCCCTGGCCATCCACGTGCAGGGAGATCGGGGGACATCACAATGGCTGTTCGACGCGCCGCTCGTGGCGGCGGGCGGCTTCGGAGTCGACGAGACGTTGTTTGACTGGTCTGCCCGCACTTTGCCGGGTATGCGGCACGCCTTCGAGTTCTTTGCGTTTCCGGAAAAGTTCCTGTTCGTGAAGCTGGTGTCGCCCGATTGTCTCGAGGCCGAAGAGTTCGGCCCGTCCGTCGAGCTCTCCGTGTACCTGAAGAGAAGTTCGCGACCGCTGGAAGATCACTGCTCGGCGCGAACACTGCAACTGCACTGTACGCCCGCGGTCAACCTGTTCCACAAGCGGACCGAGCCGGTTTCCGTCACTCACAGTGCGGCCGAGTATCGCGTCGTCCCCGACGTGCAGACGGCGGATCATATCGAGGTCTATTCCGTCGATCGCGTGACCGCCGTCGCCGATGACCGGGAGTTGCCGGTTCGTGAAATGTACGAACCCGCGCAGTTCGCACCGGGACATTCCATCGGCCCGGTCTGGACTGCGTCACGCCATCGACGCGAGGACTCGCAGGAAACCGAGGTGCGACTCTCCCTCGCCGATCCCGAGTGCCGGCTGACCGAACCCGATGCATGGACGCTCGATATCGAGAGCACCTGTTTGAACGGCAACCTGCCTGCTCAGCTTCCGTTTCACGGCAAGGGACCGCGATTCCGCGTGACCGATCTCGATACCGTCTCTATCGAGTGCGTCGTGCCTCCCACGCCCCGACGTGATCCGCCGGTTCTGGAAGCACCCCGGCGAAAGCTGGTCCGGCTGCTGGCCATGCAGTACCTGCCGTTGTTCGGGCACGACAACGATGCCTCGCAACTCGGCGAATTGCTGCGGCTTCACGACGCGGTCGGATCGCCTCAGAACAGCGCGCTGATCGATGCCGTCCGCGTCACGGGCGGGCGGCCCGTTCTCGAGGAACTTCGGGACGGCCGGTTGCAGACGTTCTGTCGCGGGATCGAGGTCGTCGTCGAACTCGACGAGTCGCGGTTCCCTGGCGGAAGTGCCTTTCTGTTCGCCTCAGTTCTCGAGAGCTGCCTGGCGATGAGCAGCTCGATCAACTCCTTCTCGCGGTTGGTGGCCCGCTCGGCCGAAACCCGCAAGCTCATCCACCGTTGGCCGGCCCGCACCGCGAGCCAGATCCTGTCACCTGTCACCTGA
- the tssE gene encoding type VI secretion system baseplate subunit TssE, with protein sequence MATTESGPKLSLLDRLIDENPDSDLDPPAGGEELRRRVRESVQRDIDSLLNTRSWLGTWPRDLKHIRSSIINYGLPDTSHIAVGNEDVQRVFSETVKMAIQIFEPRLVYTHVMMIAGPDSRSAKLVINAQLRGDQEPVFFGRRVADSKLTDLTRERR encoded by the coding sequence ATGGCGACCACCGAGTCCGGACCAAAACTGTCCCTTCTGGATCGGCTGATCGACGAAAATCCCGACTCGGATCTGGACCCGCCCGCCGGAGGCGAAGAACTCCGCCGGCGCGTGCGCGAAAGCGTGCAGCGCGACATCGACAGTCTGCTCAATACCCGTTCATGGCTGGGAACGTGGCCCCGCGACCTGAAGCACATCCGATCCTCGATTATCAACTACGGCCTGCCGGATACCAGCCACATTGCTGTTGGAAACGAGGACGTCCAGCGGGTGTTCAGCGAAACGGTGAAGATGGCGATTCAGATCTTCGAACCGCGTCTCGTCTACACCCACGTGATGATGATTGCCGGCCCCGATTCGCGAAGCGCGAAACTGGTTATCAATGCACAGCTTCGAGGCGACCAGGAGCCGGTCTTCTTCGGGCGGCGCGTGGCCGACAGTAAACTGACCGACCTGACCCGGGAGCGGCGGTGA
- a CDS encoding type VI secretion system accessory protein TagJ produces the protein MSENPAQQHFQAGRLSEAVAAATEQVRSSPTDVQQRMFLAELLCFSGEIERADNQLDVIVRQNPDAIRVLHFRQVLRAELARRQFASEGRTPEFLVEPPEHLRLQLKAAVHLREGETQAANELLAQAAEARPPVRGTVNDRPFSDFRDLDDVSASFFEVLTNTGVWYWVPFEAIDSIEFHEPQAPRDLLWRRASMTVRGGPDGEVSIPALYPGSSDAESEDMKLGRGTDWIGDEGGPIRGVGQRMYLVDETDLAVLELARLTFDSADEPKPDE, from the coding sequence ATGTCCGAGAATCCCGCGCAGCAGCACTTCCAGGCCGGACGGCTCTCTGAAGCGGTTGCGGCTGCGACCGAACAGGTCCGCAGCAGTCCCACCGACGTTCAGCAACGCATGTTCCTGGCCGAACTGCTCTGTTTCAGCGGGGAGATCGAACGGGCCGACAATCAGCTGGACGTCATCGTACGCCAGAATCCGGACGCAATCCGCGTCCTTCACTTCCGGCAGGTGCTGCGGGCCGAACTCGCCCGCCGCCAGTTCGCCAGCGAAGGTCGCACGCCCGAATTCCTGGTTGAGCCGCCGGAACACCTGCGGCTTCAGCTCAAGGCCGCGGTGCATCTCCGAGAAGGTGAGACGCAGGCCGCGAACGAACTGCTCGCCCAGGCGGCTGAGGCCCGTCCGCCCGTCCGCGGAACAGTCAACGACCGGCCGTTCTCCGATTTTCGTGACCTGGACGATGTTTCGGCCAGCTTCTTCGAAGTGCTCACCAATACCGGTGTCTGGTACTGGGTTCCCTTCGAAGCCATCGACAGCATCGAGTTTCACGAACCTCAGGCACCGCGGGACCTGCTGTGGCGACGGGCCAGCATGACGGTGCGCGGCGGTCCGGATGGCGAGGTGTCGATCCCCGCCCTCTATCCCGGCTCCAGCGATGCCGAATCCGAAGACATGAAGCTTGGACGGGGAACCGACTGGATCGGTGATGAAGGCGGACCGATTCGCGGGGTCGGACAGAGGATGTACCTCGTCGACGAAACTGATCTGGCCGTGCTCGAGCTGGCCCGGCTGACGTTCGACTCCGCCGACGAGCCGAAACCGGACGAATGA
- the tssC gene encoding type VI secretion system contractile sheath large subunit, which yields MADSHVGSHSLSTSVLPGRPGPEGQTVHGVGPADSPDIPGESAPRDSDAQATARLARRISRLISQIDRKIADFLDVILHHPQFQELEARWRQLHYLVRDVPRGSNVRIRVLNVSWRELTRDFDRSSAFDSSQLFRKVYSEAFGTAGGQPFGILIGDYQVRPWPSQEHPYSDISTLTAISEVAAAAFSPFITSAHPSLLGLDRWSELERSVDWRKVYEQSEFRKWNSFREAEDRQFLGLIIPPVLARAPYTATSSETHGLNYTENVSGSDSSRLLWGNPAFAFAAVVVRSFADTEWMASIRGVTKHITEDGLAEGIAEAGGLVTGLPPVYYDADPLHVSPATPTEVTITDSLEEVLSGLGFIPLTACRETEYCAFFSCRSLRKIPKTGPAWSIQNADVAARMHYVLCVSRFAHYLKIIARDLIGSYTDAESLEMYLNSWLRQYVTQDRDASPDVRARYPLREAVVRVREVPDRPGSYTSIVHLWPHCELDELRGAVTFRSELLSGSL from the coding sequence GTGGCTGACTCTCACGTCGGCTCACATTCTCTTTCGACGTCCGTCCTTCCGGGCCGCCCTGGTCCGGAAGGGCAGACGGTTCATGGAGTCGGGCCTGCAGATTCCCCGGACATCCCCGGTGAGTCGGCGCCCCGGGACTCTGATGCGCAGGCGACGGCCCGTCTGGCCCGGCGGATCAGCCGACTGATCTCGCAGATCGATCGGAAGATCGCCGACTTCCTGGACGTCATCCTGCACCATCCCCAGTTTCAGGAACTGGAGGCCCGCTGGCGTCAGCTGCATTACCTCGTGCGCGACGTTCCCCGCGGCAGCAATGTGCGGATCCGCGTCCTCAACGTCAGCTGGCGCGAATTGACCCGCGACTTCGACCGCTCGTCCGCCTTCGACAGCAGTCAGCTCTTCCGCAAGGTCTACAGTGAAGCGTTCGGCACGGCCGGTGGCCAACCGTTCGGCATCCTCATCGGTGACTATCAGGTCCGACCGTGGCCCAGCCAGGAGCATCCGTATTCGGACATCTCCACGCTGACAGCAATCTCCGAGGTGGCCGCCGCCGCGTTCTCTCCCTTCATCACCAGTGCACACCCTTCTCTTCTCGGTCTGGATCGCTGGTCCGAGCTGGAGCGATCGGTTGACTGGAGGAAGGTGTACGAACAGAGCGAGTTCCGCAAGTGGAATTCGTTTCGCGAGGCGGAGGACCGACAGTTCCTCGGCCTGATTATCCCGCCCGTGCTGGCCCGCGCCCCCTACACCGCGACCAGCTCTGAGACACATGGCCTGAACTATACCGAGAACGTCTCCGGCTCGGATTCCTCACGGCTTCTGTGGGGCAATCCGGCGTTCGCCTTTGCCGCCGTCGTCGTCCGCTCCTTCGCCGATACCGAGTGGATGGCGTCAATTCGCGGCGTCACCAAACACATCACCGAAGATGGTCTCGCCGAGGGCATCGCCGAGGCGGGCGGACTGGTCACCGGCCTCCCGCCGGTCTACTACGATGCCGATCCGCTGCACGTCAGCCCGGCGACGCCGACCGAGGTGACGATCACCGATTCCCTTGAAGAAGTCCTCAGCGGGCTCGGCTTTATTCCGCTCACCGCCTGCCGGGAAACCGAGTACTGCGCGTTCTTCTCATGCCGGTCGTTGCGAAAAATTCCGAAAACAGGACCGGCCTGGTCGATCCAGAATGCCGATGTTGCGGCAAGGATGCACTACGTGCTCTGTGTGTCCCGGTTCGCCCATTATCTCAAGATCATCGCGCGGGATCTGATTGGCTCCTACACGGATGCCGAGTCCCTCGAGATGTACCTGAATTCATGGTTGCGGCAATACGTGACACAGGACCGCGACGCCTCTCCCGATGTTCGTGCCCGATACCCGTTGCGCGAAGCGGTGGTGCGTGTCCGTGAAGTTCCCGATCGACCCGGGTCATATACGAGCATTGTTCACCTGTGGCCTCACTGTGAACTCGATGAACTTCGCGGTGCGGTGACGTTTCGCTCCGAGCTGCTCTCCGGCAGCCTCTGA
- the tssC gene encoding type VI secretion system contractile sheath large subunit: protein MSSEPQAQSGEAAEAEQQTASLLDMAISHTRQTEPDRAKELLRTLIEQAQEGTVTFDKNVGHTIDRAIAAIDGAISEQVKAIMHHPKFQKLEGSWRGLRHLVMNSETGETLKIRVLNADKRTLYKDLDKAAEFDQSNFFKKLYENEFGTPGGEPYGALIGDYEFTNHPEDIDMLTKVSSVAAAAFCPFISAVNPGMFGMNSFTEIDKPRDVAKIFETVDYAKWKSFRESEDSRFVSLVMPRVMARLPYGSATVPVEEFQFEEAPYGSDGSLEEIPHDEFCWMNAAYQMGTNLTRAFSTSGFCVAIRGAENGGKISDLPVYNYKTPEGDTVMKCPTETAITDRREAELSSQGFLPLCHYKETDSAVFFGAQTTQKPVKYDNPSATANAEISARLPYIMAMSRFTHFLKVIGRDKIGSFAETRDVASMLNQWISKYVIGNPSPSADQKAKYPLAEARVNVREVPGQPGVYNAIVHMRPWLQFEELTTSMRVVARIPSYAQ, encoded by the coding sequence ATGAGTTCTGAACCACAGGCCCAGTCCGGCGAAGCGGCCGAAGCGGAACAGCAGACCGCCAGTCTTCTCGACATGGCCATCAGCCATACCCGGCAGACCGAGCCCGACCGGGCCAAAGAGCTGCTGCGGACCCTGATCGAACAGGCCCAGGAAGGGACCGTCACGTTCGACAAGAACGTCGGTCATACCATCGACCGTGCCATCGCCGCCATCGACGGAGCCATCTCCGAACAGGTCAAGGCGATCATGCACCACCCCAAGTTCCAGAAGCTCGAAGGCTCCTGGCGAGGGTTGCGGCACCTGGTCATGAACAGCGAAACCGGCGAGACGCTGAAGATCCGCGTCCTCAACGCCGACAAACGCACGCTCTACAAGGATCTCGACAAGGCGGCCGAATTCGATCAGAGCAACTTCTTCAAGAAGCTGTACGAGAACGAGTTCGGGACCCCGGGCGGCGAGCCCTACGGTGCACTGATTGGGGACTACGAGTTCACCAATCATCCCGAAGACATCGACATGCTGACGAAGGTCTCCTCCGTCGCGGCGGCCGCCTTCTGCCCGTTCATCTCGGCGGTCAATCCCGGCATGTTCGGCATGAATTCGTTCACCGAGATCGACAAGCCCCGCGACGTCGCGAAGATCTTCGAGACCGTCGACTACGCCAAATGGAAGTCGTTCCGCGAGTCCGAAGATTCCCGGTTTGTCTCGCTGGTCATGCCCCGCGTGATGGCCCGGCTGCCTTACGGCTCGGCGACCGTGCCGGTCGAGGAATTCCAGTTCGAAGAAGCCCCCTACGGTTCGGACGGCTCTCTCGAAGAGATCCCGCATGACGAATTCTGCTGGATGAATGCCGCCTATCAGATGGGCACCAACCTGACCCGGGCGTTCTCCACGTCAGGATTCTGCGTCGCCATTCGTGGTGCGGAGAACGGCGGCAAGATCAGCGACCTGCCGGTCTACAATTACAAGACGCCGGAGGGGGACACGGTCATGAAGTGCCCCACCGAGACCGCCATCACCGACCGCCGCGAGGCGGAACTGAGCAGCCAGGGCTTCCTGCCGCTGTGCCACTACAAGGAGACCGATTCCGCGGTCTTCTTCGGTGCCCAGACGACCCAGAAGCCGGTGAAGTACGACAACCCGTCCGCGACAGCGAACGCGGAAATCTCGGCACGGCTGCCTTACATCATGGCCATGTCGCGGTTCACGCACTTCCTGAAGGTGATCGGTCGCGACAAGATCGGCTCCTTCGCCGAAACGCGCGACGTCGCTTCGATGCTCAACCAGTGGATTTCGAAGTACGTCATCGGCAACCCGTCGCCGTCGGCCGACCAGAAAGCGAAGTATCCGCTGGCCGAAGCACGCGTCAACGTGCGGGAAGTCCCCGGGCAACCGGGCGTCTACAACGCCATCGTGCACATGCGACCGTGGCTGCAGTTCGAAGAACTCACCACGTCCATGCGTGTCGTCGCGCGTATCCCGTCCTACGCTCAGTAG
- the tssB gene encoding type VI secretion system contractile sheath small subunit: protein MSESVHQKLSRVRKPRVHITYEVETEGSTQQKELPFVVGVLGDFSGDPTSPLKPLKDRKFVQIDRDNFDNVMASMTPGLSLKVDNTLADDGSEMAVDLQFKSMSDFSPINIVQQVDPLRKLYETREKLKELQSKADRSDELQDLLEDVLKQSESLKQVASELGLTGSQEDSDSGEDA from the coding sequence ATGTCTGAAAGTGTTCATCAGAAGCTGTCGCGCGTGCGGAAACCGCGCGTGCACATTACGTACGAGGTGGAGACGGAAGGCTCGACACAACAGAAGGAACTACCCTTCGTTGTGGGCGTGCTGGGCGATTTCTCGGGGGATCCTACCTCGCCGCTCAAGCCCCTCAAGGACCGGAAGTTTGTCCAGATTGACCGGGACAACTTCGACAACGTCATGGCCAGCATGACGCCCGGTCTCTCGCTGAAAGTCGACAACACGCTCGCGGACGACGGCAGCGAAATGGCCGTTGATCTGCAGTTCAAGTCGATGAGCGACTTCTCGCCGATCAACATCGTGCAGCAGGTCGACCCGCTGCGAAAGCTCTACGAGACCCGCGAAAAGCTCAAGGAGCTGCAGTCCAAGGCTGATCGCTCCGACGAGTTGCAGGATCTGCTCGAAGACGTGCTCAAACAGTCCGAAAGCCTGAAGCAGGTGGCTTCGGAACTCGGGTTGACTGGATCTCAGGAGGATTCCGACTCCGGCGAAGACGCCTGA